ACCCAGCTCCGCCGGGGCTTTGTGCCGAGAGGCGCACCGTGCAGGCACCTATATCGACACCTCTGTAACGTAGCTTGTATACATACAGAGGTCCATGCACCGGATGGGTGGAGCTGGGCGGTGTCGCCTCAGGTGATGCGACACTGTGTATGACCTGGCCGAGTTGTAGGAGGGCGTCAAGTGGCCGACCGCCGCTCAGATCCATCCGCGCTGCGCTTCCTGATCGGGCACGACCTCCGGGTCGCCCGCGAGCGCGCCGGCCTCAAGCAGGCTGAGGCTGCCACGGTGCTGGGCTGTAGCCAGGCAAAGATCAACTACTTGGAGAGCGGGAAGACGCAGCAGAAACCCGACGAAGTCGGGGCACTTCTTCGGGCGTACGGCGCGGACCTGGAGCACGTCGACCGCATGACATCACTGGCGGCAAGCGCCGATCAGGCCACGTGGTGGGCGCCTTTCAGCGACGTACTGCCCAACTGGTTCAAGATCTTCGTCGGACTTGAAGGACTCGCCGTCGCCGAGTTCGCCTACGAGTCGCTCCTGCTGCCCGGCCAACTCCAGACGCCCGAGTACGCAGCCGCGTTGCTGGTGGGCAACCTCCGCGTTCCTCCGATGGACGCCCCGCAAGTGGTTCGAGCCCGGATGGCGCGGCAGCGACTCGCCGACGACACCAACCCACTGCGGTTCCGCGCCGTCATTGAGGAGTACGTTCTGCACCGCGTTGTCGGCGGCCCTCAGGTGATGCGAGCCCAGCTGGAACACCTGCTGACGCTGATCGAGCGCGAGAACGTCGAACTGCATGTCATGCC
This is a stretch of genomic DNA from Saccharothrix ecbatanensis. It encodes these proteins:
- a CDS encoding helix-turn-helix domain-containing protein, producing the protein MADRRSDPSALRFLIGHDLRVARERAGLKQAEAATVLGCSQAKINYLESGKTQQKPDEVGALLRAYGADLEHVDRMTSLAASADQATWWAPFSDVLPNWFKIFVGLEGLAVAEFAYESLLLPGQLQTPEYAAALLVGNLRVPPMDAPQVVRARMARQRLADDTNPLRFRAVIEEYVLHRVVGGPQVMRAQLEHLLTLIERENVELHVMPVSVAVHDGLDGDFLLLDFEEAQSIGYIEYPTGAVHVQDQDQVAAYTLSADRLCATALSVSESADAIAARIKTLTTTSED